Below is a window of Leucobacter chromiiresistens DNA.
CACGCGGCCGAGGATGAGCGTGCCGAAGCCGAGCGGCGTGTGCGTGCCGGGGGTGTCGCCGCCGGGCGCGAAGACGACGAATGCGGTGCCGGCGAAGAAGAGCACGGCGAGCAGGATGATGGTCTTGCGCCGACCCCAGGCGTCGGAGAGGCGACCGCAGACCATTGCGCCGAGGGCGGCGGCGAAGACGAGCGAGCTGGTGAACCAGCCTTCGAGGAACGGGGTGAGGCCGAGCTCCTGCGACATGGGGCTGAGAGCGCCGTTGACCACTCCGGTGTCGTACCCGAAGAGCAGGCCGCCGAAGGTGGCGATGAGCGCCACGAGTCCGAGGCGGCGCCGGTGGGGCCCGGTTCCGAGCGGGGGCAGCGATGTGCGACTCTCGCCCGCGGTTCCGACTGGCATTCTGTGACTCCTTCGTCGTGCACGCGACTCGCCGAGTAACGGTCGCTTCATCTGAGCCTAACAATGTCGTTACATTTGGACAAACTTTTCAACGCGCTACAGTGGACCGGTGATGTCCGCGCTGCCCGAGCTCGCCCCGTTCGCCTGGCCGCTGCTCGCCCTCGCGGCGTGCATCGTCGGGTTCTCGAAGACGGCGCTCCCCGGCGCGAACACGGTCGCGATCGCGATCTTCGCCGCGATCCTGCCCGCGAAGCAGTCGACCGGGGCGCTGCTCGTGCTGCTCATCGTCGGCGACGTCTTCGCCGTGTGGGCCTACCGCAGGCACACCAGCTGGCAGACGATCCTGCGTCTCGCCCCCGCCGTCGTCGCGGGCCTCGCGCTGGGCGCGGCGTTCCTCGCGTTCGCCAGCGATGGCTGGGTGCGCCGCTTAATCGGCGGGATCCTGCTGCTCGTCGTCGCCTTCACGGTCTGGCGGCGCTACTTCTCCGTCGGGGCGTCGGCGGGGCCCGGGGGGCGCACCGGCAGCATCGTCTACGGCTCCCTGTCGGGCTTCACCACGATGGTCGCGAACGCCGGCGGGCCCGTCATGTCGATGTACTTCCTCGCCGCGAAGTTCCCCGTGCAGGCGTTCCTCGGCACCGCGGCCTGGTTCTTCGCGCTCATCAACCTCGCGAAGCTCCCGTTCTCGTTCGGGCTCGGCCTCATCGACGCCTCCAGCCTCGCGCTCGACCTACTGCTCGTACCGGGCGTCGTCATCGGCGCGCTGATCGGGCGCTGGATCGCGGCGCGCATCTCGCAGCGCGTCTTCGAGAGCGCGGTGCTCGTCGTGACGATCCTCGCCGCGCTCTACCTCGTCGTCTTCTGAGCCCCGCCCCCCTCAGCTCAGGCCGGCCAGTTCCCGAAGCTTCGCGAGCTGGAAGCGCGACACCTCGTCGGCCCGCTCGTCCTCGGCGAACACGTTCGACACGATGAGGGCGTCGTCGCGGTCGAGATACCCCGATGCGCGCAGGGCTCCGAAGAGCTCCTGCCAGTCGACGTCGCCGTCGCCGATCGCGAGGTGCTGGTGCACGCGCACCGCGTTGCCCGGCGGATTGGTGATGTAGCGCAGCGCGTGCGACCGGGTGTGGTCGAACGTGTCGGCGGCGTAGACGGCGCCGAGGCGATCACCGAGCTCCGGGATCAGGCTCGACGCCCGATCGCCCGAGTGGAAGGTGTGCGCCGCGACGTACACGAAGCCGACCCGATCGGTGTTCAGCCCGCGGATGATGCGCCACGCCTCGAGGCCGTCCTCCACGAAGTCGTCGGGGTGGGGGTCGAAGTTGAGCGCGACCCCTTCCCGCTCGAGCACGGGGATGAGCTGCTCCATCGCGCGGTAGAAGGCGTACTCCGACTCCTCCTCGCGCTCGGGGCGACCTGAGAACTCGGTGTTCACGATGGGCGCCTCGAGCTCCGCGGCGATCTCGATGTAGCGGGTCGTGTTGAAGACGGCCGCTTCGACCTGGTGCGGTTCGGGCCCGCCGAAGCGCTGCACGGGCAGCACCGAGGTGATGGTCACTCCGGCGTCCTTCGCGCGCTTCTTCAGCTGCGCGATGAGCGCGCTGTCGACCTTCGGGTAGTGGAAGTGCCGCCCGAAGTCGGGGTTCGGCGTCAGCTGCAGGTACTCGTACCCGAGCCGCGCGACGACGTCGGGGAAGTCGAGCAGGTGGACGGAATCGTTGTACGGCGTGGGGTCGAGTGCGATGCGCACGCGGGGGCCTCCTCAGAATTCGCGGTGCTGCTGGTCATGGTGCTTCGGCTTCGGTGAGCGATTCGGCTTCGGTGAGAGCATTTCAGCAGATTTCGTCTCACGGAAGCCGCATCGCTCACGCTTCCGGAGCGCCCGGGTTCCCGAACGCCCGGGAACCCGGGGCTCACGCGTAGAACGCGGGCCGCTCGGGCGCGTCGACGGGCACGACGCCGCCGTCGTGCATCGCGGCGACGCCCGCCTCGCAGGAGAGCGCGACGAGGTAGCCGTCCCAGGCGTTCGGCCCGTCGACGAGATCGCCGCGGCGCACCGCGTCGACCCAGCGCTGGATCTGCTCGTCGTAGGCGGCGGCGAAGCGCGTCGTGAACGACTCGTGCTCCTTCGTGCTGCAGCGGCCGGCGCTCCAGAGCTGCAGCCCCGCGGGCTGGCCGATGCGGGCGACCCCCTGCTCGAAGACCGCCTCCGTGGCGACCTGATACCCGAACTGCACGCTGACGCTCATCTCGACGTCGACGAGCACGCCGTTCTCGAGCTCCATGATGACGAGGATCGGCTCGTGCAGGCGCTCCGGCGCGAGCGAGTTGCGGCGCGGGTGCTTCACCTCGACGCTCACGACGCGCGATCCCGCGAGCCAGGGCACGACGTCGAACTCGTGCACCACGGAGTCGGTGATGAGCATGTC
It encodes the following:
- a CDS encoding sulfite exporter TauE/SafE family protein, encoding MSALPELAPFAWPLLALAACIVGFSKTALPGANTVAIAIFAAILPAKQSTGALLVLLIVGDVFAVWAYRRHTSWQTILRLAPAVVAGLALGAAFLAFASDGWVRRLIGGILLLVVAFTVWRRYFSVGASAGPGGRTGSIVYGSLSGFTTMVANAGGPVMSMYFLAAKFPVQAFLGTAAWFFALINLAKLPFSFGLGLIDASSLALDLLLVPGVVIGALIGRWIAARISQRVFESAVLVVTILAALYLVVF
- a CDS encoding sugar phosphate isomerase/epimerase family protein, which gives rise to MRIALDPTPYNDSVHLLDFPDVVARLGYEYLQLTPNPDFGRHFHYPKVDSALIAQLKKRAKDAGVTITSVLPVQRFGGPEPHQVEAAVFNTTRYIEIAAELEAPIVNTEFSGRPEREEESEYAFYRAMEQLIPVLEREGVALNFDPHPDDFVEDGLEAWRIIRGLNTDRVGFVYVAAHTFHSGDRASSLIPELGDRLGAVYAADTFDHTRSHALRYITNPPGNAVRVHQHLAIGDGDVDWQELFGALRASGYLDRDDALIVSNVFAEDERADEVSRFQLAKLRELAGLS
- a CDS encoding Gfo/Idh/MocA family protein, with protein sequence MTEDLRVAVVGAGKMGADHIARITERISGARVSAVVEPDAGRAAAAAQDAPGAQLFARLEDAIEADALDAVLIAVPGQFHAPVLAPALAAQLPILCEKPLTQDSASSWEVLQLEQRLDRPHIQVGFMRRFDAEYQALRDLVASGESGELLMVRGVHRNPSVPDTYTNDMLITDSVVHEFDVVPWLAGSRVVSVEVKHPRRNSLAPERLHEPILVIMELENGVLVDVEMSVSVQFGYQVATEAVFEQGVARIGQPAGLQLWSAGRCSTKEHESFTTRFAAAYDEQIQRWVDAVRRGDLVDGPNAWDGYLVALSCEAGVAAMHDGGVVPVDAPERPAFYA